From the genome of Etheostoma spectabile isolate EspeVRDwgs_2016 chromosome 10, UIUC_Espe_1.0, whole genome shotgun sequence, one region includes:
- the ablim3 gene encoding actin-binding LIM protein 3 isoform X4 yields MSSSAAYQPGSVGAEQSSGPIRCQRCREVCKGEVVRVQDTHFHVKCFTCTVCNCDLARSGFFQKKGEYICTADYQRLYGTRCDRCDSFITGEVVSALGRTYHPMCFVCSVCSKPFPIGDRVTFSGKDCVCQQCSRTLVKPNEPIKIHGPSHCAGCRAEIKQGQSLLALEKQWHVSCFRCRSCNMVLTGEYISKDGVPYCEADYHAQYGVKCETCSRYISGRVLEAGGKHYHPSCARCSRCNMMFKEGEEMYLTGFEVWHPLCKQAARAERRLRHRRLSEASISPPGSSIGSPSRVICARVANQILDYKDLAALPKVKAIYEVQQPDLISSSYQPYHRYNSDDRLDTYGYGESLRTLSPYSQDYDSLDIKQRRCSSPGYIDSPTYSRQGMSPIMPRSPQHYAYPGSESGRSSPYYGQEGRSSTPTTNQPPKHFHVPATGDPNIYRKPPIYSRTATKSRTSEDILRSSRLSTYSPEPYTQSESEYYPYTSSPKAYRAPRRRFSTGGDEESWSHSLQRIGSGIGRMILKEEMKARSGSYDNDPWGSARNSRSGSKETLTTGYGTTAYNNTVNGSPRSQYSADCDSVCKSASLPGYGRNGIQRPQSADCYQYQYDSGSEVNWGSRAEYTIYPYEELIVTTRGRNRLPRDADRARLERHLSPEEFLQVFGMTVEDFDRLALWKRNELKKQARLF; encoded by the exons TGTGCAACTGTGATCTGGCACGATCTGGCTTCTTCCAGAAGAAAGGAGAGTACATCTGCACGGCAGACTATCAGCGTCTCTACGGGACACGCTGCGACCGCTGTGACAGCTTCATTACAGGAGAGGTGGTGTCCGCTCTGGGACGCACATACCACCCCATGTGCTTTGTCTGCAGTGTctgcag TAAACCCTTCCCCATTGGAGACAGAGTGACGTTCAGTGGAAAGGACTGCGTATGCCAGCAGTGCTCTCGCACACTCGTCAAGCCCAATGAACCGATCAAGATCCACGGGCCCAGCC acTGTGCCGGGTGCAGAGCTGAGATCAAGCAGGGTCAGTCTCTCCTGGCGTTGGAGAAACAGTGGCACGTCAGCTGCTTCAGATGTCGGAGCTGCAACATGGTCCTCACTGGAGAGTACATCAGCAA GGATGGAGTGCCATACTGTGAGGCAGATTACCACGCCCAGTATGGGGTGAAATGTGAGACCTGCAGCAGATACATCAGTGGAAGGGTTCTGGAG GCGGGAGGGAAACACTACCATCCGAGCTGCGCTCGATGCTCCCGCTGTAACATGATGTTCaaagagggagaggaaatgTACCTGACAG GATTTGAGGTGTGGCACCCATTATGCAAGCAGGCAGCGAGGGCAGAGAGGAGACTCAGG CACAGACGCCTGTCAGAGGCCTCCATCTCTCCACCGGGCTCCTCTATAGGCTCTCCCAGCAGGGTTATATGC GCCAGAGTGGCGAATCAGATCCTAGATTATAAGGACCTAGCTGCCCTGCCAAAGGTCAAAGCCATATACGAGGTCCAACAGCCAGATCTCATATCCTCCTCATACCAGCCCTACCACAGATACAACTCTGATGACAGGCTAGACACTTACGGCTATGGGGAG TCACTTAGGACACTCTCTCCTTATTCTCAG GACTACGACAGCCTGGATATAAAGCAGAGGCGGTGTTCCAGTCCAGGTTATATTGACTCGCCGACATATAGTCGCCAAGGCATGTCTCCCATCATGCCTCGCTCTCCGCAGCACTATGCCTACCCTG GCTCTGAAAGTGGCAGGAGTTCACCTTATTACGGCCAAGAGGGGCGGTCAAGCACACCCACCACAAACCAGCCCCCTAAACATTTTCATGTACCAG cCACAGGGGACCCCAACATCTACAGGAAGCCTCCCATCTATTCGAGAACGG CCACCAAAAGCAGGACCAGTGAGGACATCCTCAGATCCTCCAGACTGTCCACCTACTCTCCTGAGCCATACACCCAGTCAGAGTCAGAATACTACCCATACACCAGCTCGCCCAAAG CCTATCGGGCGCCGAGAAGACGCTTCTCGACGGGAGGAGATGAAGAGAGTTGGAGTCACAGTCTTCAAAGA ATTGGGAGTGGCATTGGGAGGATGATCCTAAAGGAGGAGATGAAAGCCAGATCTGGTTCCTATGACAACGACCCCTGGGGCAGTGCAAGGAATTCTCGTAGTGGGAGCAAGGAAACACTCACTACAGGCTACGGCACCACGGCgtacaacaacactgtcaatGGAT CTCCCAGATCTCAGTACAGTGCTGATTGTG ATTCTGTTTGTAAGTCTGCATCGCTGCCAGGATACGGACGTAACGGCATCCAGAGG CCTCAGAGTGCTGACTGCTACCAGTACCAGTATGACAGTGGCAGTGAGGTCAACTGGGGAAGCAGAG cAGAATACACG ATTTACCCCTATGAGGAGCTCATTGTCACCACCAGAGGCCGCAACAGGCTGCCCAGAGAcgcagacagagccaggctggaG CGTCACCTGTCCCCAGAGGAGTTCCTCCAAGTGTTTGGAATGACTGTGGAGGATTTTGACAGGCTGGCTCTGTGGAAGAGAAATGAGCTCAAGAAACAGGCCCGACTGTTTTAA
- the ablim3 gene encoding actin-binding LIM protein 3 isoform X7, whose product MSSSAAYQPGSVGAEQSSGPIRCQRCREVCKGEVVRVQDTHFHVKCFTCTVCNCDLARSGFFQKKGEYICTADYQRLYGTRCDRCDSFITGEVVSALGRTYHPMCFVCSVCSKPFPIGDRVTFSGKDCVCQQCSRTLVKPNEPIKIHGPSHCAGCRAEIKQGQSLLALEKQWHVSCFRCRSCNMVLTGEYISKDGVPYCEADYHAQYGVKCETCSRYISGRVLEAGGKHYHPSCARCSRCNMMFKEGEEMYLTGFEVWHPLCKQAARAERRLRHRRLSEASISPPGSSIGSPSRVICARVANQILDYKDLAALPKVKAIYEVQQPDLISSSYQPYHRYNSDDRLDTYGYGESLRTLSPYSQDYDSLDIKQRRCSSPGYIDSPTYSRQGMSPIMPRSPQHYAYPGSESGRSSPYYGQEGRSSTPTTNQPPKHFHVPDNHVDTATKSRTSEDILRSSRLSTYSPEPYTQSESEYYPYTSSPKAYRAPRRRFSTGGDEESWSHSLQRIGSGIGRMILKEEMKARSGSYDNDPWGSARNSRSGSKETLTTGYGTTAYNNTVNGSPRSQYSADCDSVCKSASLPGYGRNGIQRPQSADCYQYQYDSGSEVNWGSRAEYTIYPYEELIVTTRGRNRLPRDADRARLERHLSPEEFLQVFGMTVEDFDRLALWKRNELKKQARLF is encoded by the exons TGTGCAACTGTGATCTGGCACGATCTGGCTTCTTCCAGAAGAAAGGAGAGTACATCTGCACGGCAGACTATCAGCGTCTCTACGGGACACGCTGCGACCGCTGTGACAGCTTCATTACAGGAGAGGTGGTGTCCGCTCTGGGACGCACATACCACCCCATGTGCTTTGTCTGCAGTGTctgcag TAAACCCTTCCCCATTGGAGACAGAGTGACGTTCAGTGGAAAGGACTGCGTATGCCAGCAGTGCTCTCGCACACTCGTCAAGCCCAATGAACCGATCAAGATCCACGGGCCCAGCC acTGTGCCGGGTGCAGAGCTGAGATCAAGCAGGGTCAGTCTCTCCTGGCGTTGGAGAAACAGTGGCACGTCAGCTGCTTCAGATGTCGGAGCTGCAACATGGTCCTCACTGGAGAGTACATCAGCAA GGATGGAGTGCCATACTGTGAGGCAGATTACCACGCCCAGTATGGGGTGAAATGTGAGACCTGCAGCAGATACATCAGTGGAAGGGTTCTGGAG GCGGGAGGGAAACACTACCATCCGAGCTGCGCTCGATGCTCCCGCTGTAACATGATGTTCaaagagggagaggaaatgTACCTGACAG GATTTGAGGTGTGGCACCCATTATGCAAGCAGGCAGCGAGGGCAGAGAGGAGACTCAGG CACAGACGCCTGTCAGAGGCCTCCATCTCTCCACCGGGCTCCTCTATAGGCTCTCCCAGCAGGGTTATATGC GCCAGAGTGGCGAATCAGATCCTAGATTATAAGGACCTAGCTGCCCTGCCAAAGGTCAAAGCCATATACGAGGTCCAACAGCCAGATCTCATATCCTCCTCATACCAGCCCTACCACAGATACAACTCTGATGACAGGCTAGACACTTACGGCTATGGGGAG TCACTTAGGACACTCTCTCCTTATTCTCAG GACTACGACAGCCTGGATATAAAGCAGAGGCGGTGTTCCAGTCCAGGTTATATTGACTCGCCGACATATAGTCGCCAAGGCATGTCTCCCATCATGCCTCGCTCTCCGCAGCACTATGCCTACCCTG GCTCTGAAAGTGGCAGGAGTTCACCTTATTACGGCCAAGAGGGGCGGTCAAGCACACCCACCACAAACCAGCCCCCTAAACATTTTCATGTACCAG ACAATCATGTGGACACAGCCACCAAAAGCAGGACCAGTGAGGACATCCTCAGATCCTCCAGACTGTCCACCTACTCTCCTGAGCCATACACCCAGTCAGAGTCAGAATACTACCCATACACCAGCTCGCCCAAAG CCTATCGGGCGCCGAGAAGACGCTTCTCGACGGGAGGAGATGAAGAGAGTTGGAGTCACAGTCTTCAAAGA ATTGGGAGTGGCATTGGGAGGATGATCCTAAAGGAGGAGATGAAAGCCAGATCTGGTTCCTATGACAACGACCCCTGGGGCAGTGCAAGGAATTCTCGTAGTGGGAGCAAGGAAACACTCACTACAGGCTACGGCACCACGGCgtacaacaacactgtcaatGGAT CTCCCAGATCTCAGTACAGTGCTGATTGTG ATTCTGTTTGTAAGTCTGCATCGCTGCCAGGATACGGACGTAACGGCATCCAGAGG CCTCAGAGTGCTGACTGCTACCAGTACCAGTATGACAGTGGCAGTGAGGTCAACTGGGGAAGCAGAG cAGAATACACG ATTTACCCCTATGAGGAGCTCATTGTCACCACCAGAGGCCGCAACAGGCTGCCCAGAGAcgcagacagagccaggctggaG CGTCACCTGTCCCCAGAGGAGTTCCTCCAAGTGTTTGGAATGACTGTGGAGGATTTTGACAGGCTGGCTCTGTGGAAGAGAAATGAGCTCAAGAAACAGGCCCGACTGTTTTAA
- the ablim3 gene encoding actin-binding LIM protein 3 isoform X1, producing MSSSAAYQPGSVGAEQSSGPIRCQRCREVCKGEVVRVQDTHFHVKCFTCTVCNCDLARSGFFQKKGEYICTADYQRLYGTRCDRCDSFITGEVVSALGRTYHPMCFVCSVCSKPFPIGDRVTFSGKDCVCQQCSRTLVKPNEPIKIHGPSHCAGCRAEIKQGQSLLALEKQWHVSCFRCRSCNMVLTGEYISKDGVPYCEADYHAQYGVKCETCSRYISGRVLEAGGKHYHPSCARCSRCNMMFKEGEEMYLTGFEVWHPLCKQAARAERRLRHRRLSEASISPPGSSIGSPSRVICARVANQILDYKDLAALPKVKAIYEVQQPDLISSSYQPYHRYNSDDRLDTYGYGESLRTLSPYSQDYDSLDIKQRRCSSPGYIDSPTYSRQGMSPIMPRSPQHYAYPGSESGRSSPYYGQEGRSSTPTTNQPPKHFHVPATGDPNIYRKPPIYSRTDNHVDTATKSRTSEDILRSSRLSTYSPEPYTQSESEYYPYTSSPKAYRAPRRRFSTGGDEESWSHSLQRIGSGIGRMILKEEMKARSGSYDNDPWGSARNSRSGSKETLTTGYGTTAYNNTVNGSPRSQYSADCDSVCKSASLPGYGRNGIQRPQSADCYQYQYDSGSEVNWGSRAEYTIYPYEELIVTTRGRNRLPRDADRARLERHLSPEEFLQVFGMTVEDFDRLALWKRNELKKQARLF from the exons TGTGCAACTGTGATCTGGCACGATCTGGCTTCTTCCAGAAGAAAGGAGAGTACATCTGCACGGCAGACTATCAGCGTCTCTACGGGACACGCTGCGACCGCTGTGACAGCTTCATTACAGGAGAGGTGGTGTCCGCTCTGGGACGCACATACCACCCCATGTGCTTTGTCTGCAGTGTctgcag TAAACCCTTCCCCATTGGAGACAGAGTGACGTTCAGTGGAAAGGACTGCGTATGCCAGCAGTGCTCTCGCACACTCGTCAAGCCCAATGAACCGATCAAGATCCACGGGCCCAGCC acTGTGCCGGGTGCAGAGCTGAGATCAAGCAGGGTCAGTCTCTCCTGGCGTTGGAGAAACAGTGGCACGTCAGCTGCTTCAGATGTCGGAGCTGCAACATGGTCCTCACTGGAGAGTACATCAGCAA GGATGGAGTGCCATACTGTGAGGCAGATTACCACGCCCAGTATGGGGTGAAATGTGAGACCTGCAGCAGATACATCAGTGGAAGGGTTCTGGAG GCGGGAGGGAAACACTACCATCCGAGCTGCGCTCGATGCTCCCGCTGTAACATGATGTTCaaagagggagaggaaatgTACCTGACAG GATTTGAGGTGTGGCACCCATTATGCAAGCAGGCAGCGAGGGCAGAGAGGAGACTCAGG CACAGACGCCTGTCAGAGGCCTCCATCTCTCCACCGGGCTCCTCTATAGGCTCTCCCAGCAGGGTTATATGC GCCAGAGTGGCGAATCAGATCCTAGATTATAAGGACCTAGCTGCCCTGCCAAAGGTCAAAGCCATATACGAGGTCCAACAGCCAGATCTCATATCCTCCTCATACCAGCCCTACCACAGATACAACTCTGATGACAGGCTAGACACTTACGGCTATGGGGAG TCACTTAGGACACTCTCTCCTTATTCTCAG GACTACGACAGCCTGGATATAAAGCAGAGGCGGTGTTCCAGTCCAGGTTATATTGACTCGCCGACATATAGTCGCCAAGGCATGTCTCCCATCATGCCTCGCTCTCCGCAGCACTATGCCTACCCTG GCTCTGAAAGTGGCAGGAGTTCACCTTATTACGGCCAAGAGGGGCGGTCAAGCACACCCACCACAAACCAGCCCCCTAAACATTTTCATGTACCAG cCACAGGGGACCCCAACATCTACAGGAAGCCTCCCATCTATTCGAGAACGG ACAATCATGTGGACACAGCCACCAAAAGCAGGACCAGTGAGGACATCCTCAGATCCTCCAGACTGTCCACCTACTCTCCTGAGCCATACACCCAGTCAGAGTCAGAATACTACCCATACACCAGCTCGCCCAAAG CCTATCGGGCGCCGAGAAGACGCTTCTCGACGGGAGGAGATGAAGAGAGTTGGAGTCACAGTCTTCAAAGA ATTGGGAGTGGCATTGGGAGGATGATCCTAAAGGAGGAGATGAAAGCCAGATCTGGTTCCTATGACAACGACCCCTGGGGCAGTGCAAGGAATTCTCGTAGTGGGAGCAAGGAAACACTCACTACAGGCTACGGCACCACGGCgtacaacaacactgtcaatGGAT CTCCCAGATCTCAGTACAGTGCTGATTGTG ATTCTGTTTGTAAGTCTGCATCGCTGCCAGGATACGGACGTAACGGCATCCAGAGG CCTCAGAGTGCTGACTGCTACCAGTACCAGTATGACAGTGGCAGTGAGGTCAACTGGGGAAGCAGAG cAGAATACACG ATTTACCCCTATGAGGAGCTCATTGTCACCACCAGAGGCCGCAACAGGCTGCCCAGAGAcgcagacagagccaggctggaG CGTCACCTGTCCCCAGAGGAGTTCCTCCAAGTGTTTGGAATGACTGTGGAGGATTTTGACAGGCTGGCTCTGTGGAAGAGAAATGAGCTCAAGAAACAGGCCCGACTGTTTTAA
- the ablim3 gene encoding actin-binding LIM protein 3 isoform X3, producing MSSSAAYQPGSVGAEQSSGPIRCQRCREVCKGEVVRVQDTHFHVKCFTCTVCNCDLARSGFFQKKGEYICTADYQRLYGTRCDRCDSFITGEVVSALGRTYHPMCFVCSVCSKPFPIGDRVTFSGKDCVCQQCSRTLVKPNEPIKIHGPSHCAGCRAEIKQGQSLLALEKQWHVSCFRCRSCNMVLTGEYISKDGVPYCEADYHAQYGVKCETCSRYISGRVLEAGGKHYHPSCARCSRCNMMFKEGEEMYLTGFEVWHPLCKQAARAERRLRHRRLSEASISPPGSSIGSPSRVICARVANQILDYKDLAALPKVKAIYEVQQPDLISSSYQPYHRYNSDDRLDTYGYGESLRTLSPYSQDYDSLDIKQRRCSSPGYIDSPTYSRQGMSPIMPRSPQHYAYPGSESGRSSPYYGQEGRSSTPTTNQPPKHFHVPATGDPNIYRKPPIYSRTDNHVDTATKSRTSEDILRSSRLSTYSPEPYTQSESEYYPYTSSPKAYRAPRRRFSTGGDEESWSHSLQRIGSGIGRMILKEEMKARSGSYDNDPWGSARNSRSGSKETLTTGYGTTAYNNTVNGSPRSQYSADCDSVCKSASLPGYGRNGIQRPQSADCYQYQYDSGSEVNWGSREYTIYPYEELIVTTRGRNRLPRDADRARLERHLSPEEFLQVFGMTVEDFDRLALWKRNELKKQARLF from the exons TGTGCAACTGTGATCTGGCACGATCTGGCTTCTTCCAGAAGAAAGGAGAGTACATCTGCACGGCAGACTATCAGCGTCTCTACGGGACACGCTGCGACCGCTGTGACAGCTTCATTACAGGAGAGGTGGTGTCCGCTCTGGGACGCACATACCACCCCATGTGCTTTGTCTGCAGTGTctgcag TAAACCCTTCCCCATTGGAGACAGAGTGACGTTCAGTGGAAAGGACTGCGTATGCCAGCAGTGCTCTCGCACACTCGTCAAGCCCAATGAACCGATCAAGATCCACGGGCCCAGCC acTGTGCCGGGTGCAGAGCTGAGATCAAGCAGGGTCAGTCTCTCCTGGCGTTGGAGAAACAGTGGCACGTCAGCTGCTTCAGATGTCGGAGCTGCAACATGGTCCTCACTGGAGAGTACATCAGCAA GGATGGAGTGCCATACTGTGAGGCAGATTACCACGCCCAGTATGGGGTGAAATGTGAGACCTGCAGCAGATACATCAGTGGAAGGGTTCTGGAG GCGGGAGGGAAACACTACCATCCGAGCTGCGCTCGATGCTCCCGCTGTAACATGATGTTCaaagagggagaggaaatgTACCTGACAG GATTTGAGGTGTGGCACCCATTATGCAAGCAGGCAGCGAGGGCAGAGAGGAGACTCAGG CACAGACGCCTGTCAGAGGCCTCCATCTCTCCACCGGGCTCCTCTATAGGCTCTCCCAGCAGGGTTATATGC GCCAGAGTGGCGAATCAGATCCTAGATTATAAGGACCTAGCTGCCCTGCCAAAGGTCAAAGCCATATACGAGGTCCAACAGCCAGATCTCATATCCTCCTCATACCAGCCCTACCACAGATACAACTCTGATGACAGGCTAGACACTTACGGCTATGGGGAG TCACTTAGGACACTCTCTCCTTATTCTCAG GACTACGACAGCCTGGATATAAAGCAGAGGCGGTGTTCCAGTCCAGGTTATATTGACTCGCCGACATATAGTCGCCAAGGCATGTCTCCCATCATGCCTCGCTCTCCGCAGCACTATGCCTACCCTG GCTCTGAAAGTGGCAGGAGTTCACCTTATTACGGCCAAGAGGGGCGGTCAAGCACACCCACCACAAACCAGCCCCCTAAACATTTTCATGTACCAG cCACAGGGGACCCCAACATCTACAGGAAGCCTCCCATCTATTCGAGAACGG ACAATCATGTGGACACAGCCACCAAAAGCAGGACCAGTGAGGACATCCTCAGATCCTCCAGACTGTCCACCTACTCTCCTGAGCCATACACCCAGTCAGAGTCAGAATACTACCCATACACCAGCTCGCCCAAAG CCTATCGGGCGCCGAGAAGACGCTTCTCGACGGGAGGAGATGAAGAGAGTTGGAGTCACAGTCTTCAAAGA ATTGGGAGTGGCATTGGGAGGATGATCCTAAAGGAGGAGATGAAAGCCAGATCTGGTTCCTATGACAACGACCCCTGGGGCAGTGCAAGGAATTCTCGTAGTGGGAGCAAGGAAACACTCACTACAGGCTACGGCACCACGGCgtacaacaacactgtcaatGGAT CTCCCAGATCTCAGTACAGTGCTGATTGTG ATTCTGTTTGTAAGTCTGCATCGCTGCCAGGATACGGACGTAACGGCATCCAGAGG CCTCAGAGTGCTGACTGCTACCAGTACCAGTATGACAGTGGCAGTGAGGTCAACTGGGGAAGCAGAG AATACACG ATTTACCCCTATGAGGAGCTCATTGTCACCACCAGAGGCCGCAACAGGCTGCCCAGAGAcgcagacagagccaggctggaG CGTCACCTGTCCCCAGAGGAGTTCCTCCAAGTGTTTGGAATGACTGTGGAGGATTTTGACAGGCTGGCTCTGTGGAAGAGAAATGAGCTCAAGAAACAGGCCCGACTGTTTTAA
- the ablim3 gene encoding actin-binding LIM protein 3 isoform X5 — protein sequence MSSSAAYQPGSVGAEQSSGPIRCQRCREVCKGEVVRVQDTHFHVKCFTCTVCNCDLARSGFFQKKGEYICTADYQRLYGTRCDRCDSFITGEVVSALGRTYHPMCFVCSVCSKPFPIGDRVTFSGKDCVCQQCSRTLVKPNEPIKIHGPSHCAGCRAEIKQGQSLLALEKQWHVSCFRCRSCNMVLTGEYISKDGVPYCEADYHAQYGVKCETCSRYISGRVLEAGGKHYHPSCARCSRCNMMFKEGEEMYLTGFEVWHPLCKQAARAERRLRHRRLSEASISPPGSSIGSPSRVICARVANQILDYKDLAALPKVKAIYEVQQPDLISSSYQPYHRYNSDDRLDTYGYGESLRTLSPYSQDYDSLDIKQRRCSSPGYIDSPTYSRQGMSPIMPRSPQHYAYPGSESGRSSPYYGQEGRSSTPTTNQPPKHFHVPATGDPNIYRKPPIYSRTATKSRTSEDILRSSRLSTYSPEPYTQSESEYYPYTSSPKAYRAPRRRFSTGGDEESWSHSLQRIGSGIGRMILKEEMKARSGSYDNDPWGSARNSRSGSKETLTTGYGTTAYNNTVNGSPRSQYSADCDSVCKSASLPGYGRNGIQRPQSADCYQYQYDSGSEVNWGSREYTIYPYEELIVTTRGRNRLPRDADRARLERHLSPEEFLQVFGMTVEDFDRLALWKRNELKKQARLF from the exons TGTGCAACTGTGATCTGGCACGATCTGGCTTCTTCCAGAAGAAAGGAGAGTACATCTGCACGGCAGACTATCAGCGTCTCTACGGGACACGCTGCGACCGCTGTGACAGCTTCATTACAGGAGAGGTGGTGTCCGCTCTGGGACGCACATACCACCCCATGTGCTTTGTCTGCAGTGTctgcag TAAACCCTTCCCCATTGGAGACAGAGTGACGTTCAGTGGAAAGGACTGCGTATGCCAGCAGTGCTCTCGCACACTCGTCAAGCCCAATGAACCGATCAAGATCCACGGGCCCAGCC acTGTGCCGGGTGCAGAGCTGAGATCAAGCAGGGTCAGTCTCTCCTGGCGTTGGAGAAACAGTGGCACGTCAGCTGCTTCAGATGTCGGAGCTGCAACATGGTCCTCACTGGAGAGTACATCAGCAA GGATGGAGTGCCATACTGTGAGGCAGATTACCACGCCCAGTATGGGGTGAAATGTGAGACCTGCAGCAGATACATCAGTGGAAGGGTTCTGGAG GCGGGAGGGAAACACTACCATCCGAGCTGCGCTCGATGCTCCCGCTGTAACATGATGTTCaaagagggagaggaaatgTACCTGACAG GATTTGAGGTGTGGCACCCATTATGCAAGCAGGCAGCGAGGGCAGAGAGGAGACTCAGG CACAGACGCCTGTCAGAGGCCTCCATCTCTCCACCGGGCTCCTCTATAGGCTCTCCCAGCAGGGTTATATGC GCCAGAGTGGCGAATCAGATCCTAGATTATAAGGACCTAGCTGCCCTGCCAAAGGTCAAAGCCATATACGAGGTCCAACAGCCAGATCTCATATCCTCCTCATACCAGCCCTACCACAGATACAACTCTGATGACAGGCTAGACACTTACGGCTATGGGGAG TCACTTAGGACACTCTCTCCTTATTCTCAG GACTACGACAGCCTGGATATAAAGCAGAGGCGGTGTTCCAGTCCAGGTTATATTGACTCGCCGACATATAGTCGCCAAGGCATGTCTCCCATCATGCCTCGCTCTCCGCAGCACTATGCCTACCCTG GCTCTGAAAGTGGCAGGAGTTCACCTTATTACGGCCAAGAGGGGCGGTCAAGCACACCCACCACAAACCAGCCCCCTAAACATTTTCATGTACCAG cCACAGGGGACCCCAACATCTACAGGAAGCCTCCCATCTATTCGAGAACGG CCACCAAAAGCAGGACCAGTGAGGACATCCTCAGATCCTCCAGACTGTCCACCTACTCTCCTGAGCCATACACCCAGTCAGAGTCAGAATACTACCCATACACCAGCTCGCCCAAAG CCTATCGGGCGCCGAGAAGACGCTTCTCGACGGGAGGAGATGAAGAGAGTTGGAGTCACAGTCTTCAAAGA ATTGGGAGTGGCATTGGGAGGATGATCCTAAAGGAGGAGATGAAAGCCAGATCTGGTTCCTATGACAACGACCCCTGGGGCAGTGCAAGGAATTCTCGTAGTGGGAGCAAGGAAACACTCACTACAGGCTACGGCACCACGGCgtacaacaacactgtcaatGGAT CTCCCAGATCTCAGTACAGTGCTGATTGTG ATTCTGTTTGTAAGTCTGCATCGCTGCCAGGATACGGACGTAACGGCATCCAGAGG CCTCAGAGTGCTGACTGCTACCAGTACCAGTATGACAGTGGCAGTGAGGTCAACTGGGGAAGCAGAG AATACACG ATTTACCCCTATGAGGAGCTCATTGTCACCACCAGAGGCCGCAACAGGCTGCCCAGAGAcgcagacagagccaggctggaG CGTCACCTGTCCCCAGAGGAGTTCCTCCAAGTGTTTGGAATGACTGTGGAGGATTTTGACAGGCTGGCTCTGTGGAAGAGAAATGAGCTCAAGAAACAGGCCCGACTGTTTTAA